One region of Camelina sativa cultivar DH55 chromosome 6, Cs, whole genome shotgun sequence genomic DNA includes:
- the LOC104791397 gene encoding uncharacterized protein LOC104791397 isoform X2, with protein MTPINLVSDCFSSSFLKEDFTLCGKCLLIMPITDCGCLLCNDCISTHVSNMVKEGSLLALCPICMNYYLTSRFLFETLFPVVRNEWTNLLIEDFKEKTKKNFISHGVEVVWNHKHIIGAFFFALYVIPKSIDSLHTIANSLDELKTTFVDVKNGLKSWIEDHPRTVGELKTLQDQFEDGGSPSSPRFWGKFVRSI; from the exons ATGACCCCCATTAACCTCGTTAGtgattgtttttcttcttcttttctgaaGGAGGATTTTACATTATGCGGCAAGTGTCTTTTGATTATGCCTATTACTGATTGTGGTTGCTTGCTATGTAACGATTGCATAAGCA CCCATGTATCTAATATGGTTAAAGAAGGATCTTTGCTTGCCCTTTGTCCCATTTGCATGAACTACTACCTAACTTCTAGGTTTCTTTTTGAAACACTCTTTCCAGTTGTGCGTAATGAGTGGACTAATCTCTTGATTGAAGActttaaagagaaaacaaagaaaaacttcaTTTCTCATG GTGTTGAAGTTGTGTGGAATCACAAACACATCATTGGTGCTTTCTTCTTTGCCTTATATGTGATCCCTAAGTCAATCGATAGTCTCCACACCATTGCCAACTCCCTTGATGAGTTGAAAACAACTTTTGTGGATGTCAAAAATGGACTCAAATCTTGGATAGAGGATCATCCAAGAACTGTGGGTGAATTGAAGACTCTGCAGGATCAATTTGAAGATGGGGGCTCTCCTTCAAGCCCTAGGTTCTGGGGTAAATTTGTTAGGTCAATCTAA